Proteins from one Pantoea cypripedii genomic window:
- a CDS encoding DeoR/GlpR family DNA-binding transcription regulator produces MIPSERQDFIYRYVYENRTASINALADLMNVSHMTIRRDIQLLEHEGKVVSVSGGIKLNDVLRHEMRYSDKALIHHRSKQIIGKAAAELVDDGLVIYVDAGTTTFELAKYLGEKFNTTIITNDFSISQYLMNKAQINLFHTGGLVDKRNFSSVGISAANFIKTLNVDIAFISSSSWDAERGISTPYEEKAIVKQAVIEVSRKKILVADSSKYGKYGLYSICPLNKMDTIITDSYLPLEAQGKIKNQNVELKLVDI; encoded by the coding sequence ATGATCCCGAGTGAAAGGCAGGACTTTATCTACCGTTATGTCTATGAGAACCGGACCGCATCCATCAATGCGCTGGCGGATCTGATGAACGTTTCGCATATGACCATACGACGGGATATCCAGCTGCTGGAACATGAAGGCAAGGTCGTTAGCGTCAGTGGTGGCATCAAGCTGAATGACGTGCTGCGTCATGAAATGCGCTATAGCGATAAGGCACTTATTCATCACCGCTCAAAGCAGATTATTGGCAAAGCCGCTGCGGAATTGGTCGATGATGGATTGGTTATCTACGTAGATGCAGGGACAACCACGTTCGAACTGGCTAAATACCTTGGGGAAAAATTCAATACCACTATCATTACCAATGATTTTTCCATCAGCCAGTATTTAATGAATAAGGCGCAAATAAATCTTTTCCATACTGGCGGCCTGGTCGATAAACGAAATTTTTCATCCGTCGGAATCAGTGCGGCCAACTTTATTAAGACGCTGAATGTCGATATTGCCTTCATCAGTTCAAGCTCGTGGGATGCTGAAAGAGGAATTTCAACCCCTTATGAAGAGAAAGCGATAGTTAAACAGGCAGTTATTGAAGTCTCAAGAAAGAAAATCCTCGTCGCAGATAGCAGTAAGTATGGGAAATACGGATTATATTCCATTTGTCCGTTAAACAAGATGGATACCATTATCACCGATTCTTATCTTCCTCTGGAAGCGCAGGGAAAAATCAAAAACCAGAATGTAGAGCTGAAATTGGTTGATATCTAA
- a CDS encoding MFS transporter — MRNYPKIRWFMIIMCFIAMAINYIDRVNLSVATPHIKHDLGLDDVSMGFIMGAFFWTYALMQIPAGRLLDKFGERLGLTIAVAWWSVFTVLTACGRGLISMMGLRMLLGIGEAGGHPGCAKVVYSWFPKKDRATASGIFNAGPRAGSALALPLVAWIISTWNWEMSFIVTGVLGIVWAIAWYIIYRTPELKEGLNAVERDNLIADRGPAKAKSSGKKEWLFLFRYRTMWGMMLSFFCLNIALSFFLTWFPSYLMASQGFSLKQLGTLGMIPPLVGIPASMLGGYLSDWLFRKGFSLTFARKSCLVLGLLLSSVISLATYTDSIPLIITLLSISYASIAFSAAVVWSLPADVAPGSEYVGTIGGIQNFAGNLAGIISSSFTGIMLSMNNGSYEVPLVATGIICLIGALSYIFIVGKIEPLGLVASDAGENTSQRPSHSATKHAN, encoded by the coding sequence ATGCGTAACTACCCTAAGATCAGATGGTTTATGATAATCATGTGCTTTATTGCCATGGCTATCAATTATATTGACCGCGTTAACCTCTCCGTCGCCACCCCGCATATCAAACATGACCTGGGGTTAGATGATGTCAGTATGGGCTTTATCATGGGGGCATTTTTCTGGACCTATGCCCTGATGCAAATCCCTGCCGGACGTTTGCTGGACAAATTCGGTGAACGCCTGGGCCTGACCATTGCTGTCGCCTGGTGGTCTGTCTTCACCGTGCTGACTGCCTGTGGTCGTGGGCTGATTTCGATGATGGGCTTGCGTATGTTGCTCGGCATTGGCGAGGCCGGTGGTCACCCAGGTTGTGCCAAAGTCGTTTACTCATGGTTCCCGAAAAAGGACCGTGCCACCGCCAGCGGGATTTTTAATGCCGGTCCGAGAGCCGGTTCCGCGCTGGCGTTGCCACTGGTTGCCTGGATCATCAGTACCTGGAACTGGGAAATGTCCTTTATTGTCACGGGCGTGCTGGGCATTGTCTGGGCCATCGCCTGGTATATTATTTACCGCACACCGGAACTGAAAGAAGGACTCAACGCCGTCGAGCGAGACAATCTGATCGCGGATCGTGGCCCGGCAAAAGCCAAAAGCAGTGGTAAGAAGGAGTGGTTGTTCCTGTTCCGCTACCGCACCATGTGGGGCATGATGCTGTCGTTCTTTTGCCTGAATATTGCCCTCAGTTTCTTCCTGACCTGGTTTCCGTCCTATCTGATGGCCAGCCAGGGATTCTCTCTGAAACAACTGGGTACGCTGGGGATGATCCCTCCGCTGGTGGGGATTCCGGCAAGTATGTTAGGTGGCTACCTGTCTGACTGGTTGTTCCGTAAAGGTTTCAGCCTGACATTCGCCCGTAAATCATGCCTGGTTCTGGGACTGCTGCTCTCGTCAGTCATTAGCCTGGCGACATACACCGACAGTATCCCTCTGATCATTACGCTGCTTTCAATTTCTTACGCCAGCATCGCCTTTTCGGCCGCCGTCGTCTGGTCGCTGCCTGCGGATGTCGCGCCAGGCAGTGAGTATGTTGGCACCATCGGCGGTATTCAAAACTTCGCCGGTAATCTGGCAGGCATTATCAGCTCCTCATTCACCGGGATCATGTTGTCGATGAACAACGGTTCTTATGAAGTCCCACTGGTCGCGACCGGCATTATCTGTCTGATTGGCGCGCTCTCTTACATCTTCATCGTGGGAAAAATTGAACCGCTGGGTTTAGTGGCATCAGATGCGGGCGAGAACACCTCACAGCGCCCATCGCATAGCGCAACAAAGCACGCAAATTAA